Within the Hermetia illucens chromosome 6, iHerIll2.2.curated.20191125, whole genome shotgun sequence genome, the region GTGGTAATTTACGGagtagtgtcccgttaaaagccctactagggttttcatgtcctacttcttaagggacaacccAAATCTCACTCGCTCGCAGccccgggttccttcacaaggattttcgcttgtcgGCAGAagctcaaatttctccattcggcagcgtggatccttgcaatttttcccttcagagtggacttgacagtggatggccggatgctaaaagctggttctggtcccaccatcGTGGATGCAGGACCTTGGCGAACCAGTTTGTTAACGTGTCTTTTCgaagacaaatctggaaaccatatgatcagcgggcatcagagccacctgacCCATATGGTGACCTTATAATTAGCCGCCTTTCCACAAGCCATATTGTCTTTAGCTGCTTTCCACTTCACCTCCAAATAATACTCTTTGCCagagtaatacttaggcaaccgagctcCTAAATCTGTGTCAGCAGACGCGGGTACTATTCCATCCGCTAACGATAATCCGGTGATTTGTAAGCGAACCCGGGGTATCACGTTAGGTGAGGCTTCAAGTATAATGGACCAGTTCACTTGAATACCTAGTGGTTGTATAAAACATTACAGCCCTCTTTTTCAATGTTTGTAAAGTTAGCACAAAGTCAAAACTTTAGCTGCgtataaagaaaagaaatcgcAAACTCCTAAAAAAATTCCGTGACAACAGATTTagtcgtttttgagaaaaaaggcTACAACAGGTATACATACAAGGATTTTGTTTCAAACGAAACGCTAAGAGATTATGGAGTGTAAAACACGGGTGCGTCCTGCTGGAATTACATacgcaaaacgttattaaacATTTCACCATTGTAAAGTGATGCCAACAATAGAACCGTTGCCCCTGTCATGTCACGCAAGATACTGATATATTACGCTATAAGTTTGCCAAGGCATTGAATTGGACAATAGAAGATTGGAAAACTAATAGTAAGGTTCGTTCTTTTAATGTCGCCATCCATCAAGCGGTATCTCCCAATGCTAGAGTTATATGAATATATGAACGACATAATAATGGAATATACTTGCTAATTGGAAATATTAGATTAATTTGGACAGTGGGACAACTCGAACAGAATATTCTACGTAGAATCTTCTTAAATAAGATATTTGCCTTAAACAATTCTAGATTAAATACAACTTACTCATTCGTCTCCACATTGCGCAAAAGTCGTTACATTTTTCTCCTATCATCGTGACCATAATTGCATTTGACATCGGCATTCTGAAAAGGACTTCGAAATTTCTCCTTCTCTGCAGCACAATACTGGCCAACAATCCAAAACAATTTAAGCTGAACGCAACACTCTTCGTGAAACATCTTTCTGCGCAGAAATCTGTCAAACGTTAATAACGTTCGCGCCGCCAGAAGATGCAGCAATTCAGCTAATTCAGCAGGGAACAGTTATAATTGTATAACAGTGGAGAAAGTTTAAGTTTATATTTGAATTACTCCGATGACGAGATTTTTCAACCTtttcggtggaaattgcacattTTATAGTTTAAATTCCGCCGGTGATGGTTATGACCTAAAAAATCGCAGATCAAACTTCACGAGACAATCTTTATTTGAAGGGCAATGCATCATAGATATGTAACCTGAAAAGAAGaacaagagaagaagaagacaaactGTCATCCAGAACCGTGAAATTCGTCAGATGTACTATTCAAGATGTTGGCGCGAAAGTTTATAAAAGTATGTCATTTCATATTGCCAAGTTTTTAGATAaatttattgtattgtattattTGATTGTAGAGTGCTCTATCGATAAATTTAAAGCCTGCAACCATCACTTCCATACCATTGAGAGGTTATAGTGATGAACCGGTACGAACGGAAAAAAGTGAGTATATGAAATGTCTTAATGAAATTGAGGATTCTTGAGGTGTCTAGGATCTTTGCAGGTATTAATCAAGTTATTTTGCTGGGTAGAGCTGGGGCTGATCCACAAAAGCGCGGTAATGAAGAACATCCTGTTGTAACATTTTCTCTCGCAACTCATAATAATTATAGGTGAGTATCATGTTCAAACCTACTTAAATTTTGTTGTCCAGCTGGGccataattattataattttatactTCTTACAAACACTAGTTAAATTACCCAATATTAACCGTGAGTTTTACTGTATGACATGAAGTAAAATTTTAGATATGAGTGCAACGTTTTCACTGAAGACGTACTTGTGAacatatggttcatcaaacgattgtttcatcttcctacattttatagtggtaaCGGTAAAAGGCTATTCGACTatgttctcataagacgccaacattttactaaCATCACTGATTGTAAAGCCGTTCCGTATGTTCCctctgagaccatcgcacctcaacatcgaccgttgattgccgtcttgcgaatcaagtcgCTGATAAAACTGCGTGAGGGATGAAAGAATCATCTTTGTGGATCCGGGGAAAGCCTTTGACCGTTTGCCACGCGAACTATCTGTTATGCTCTACGGCAAAAAATTACttcaccacgatccgaaaagtaaagttcgaagtgtggcgggtgtatcaaaaccgcttcgtatatCTATCGGtgtacatcaaggaagcgctctcttaccactcctctttgttcttgttgttgaCACTGTGAGATGGGACAttcaatgtccagcgccctatacatgcaacatgaactcagattaaatctgaataaaactgaattcttgaccatcgattttaatgaggcaGGCACTGTCACAGTCAGTGATCTGCCCAtaactgagcgacttaaatatcttgggtcaacgctatcacacaatggagaactgcgttatgaaattgcttcacgcattagagCAACCTgcaaatggtgttctttgtcaTCGATCATATCAACGAATTtctcaattttaaaatttcccgcaatgtcgccctctacggttctgtgtcttggccgactataaaaaacaatgaccggcataacacgctttgatcacattcgaaatttcTTCGATGGTGCGGACATATAATTCGTGTTAACTGgttaagattggtctaaacatcgaagtggatggtaacGGACTAAAAGGCCGGCGGAAACCGGTGGTTTGATAAgctagatggagatttgaaagcctcgcgactgcatctagatcaggcttttgatagaacgaTTGGGAACGGGGTAGGCGTCGTGAAGGGGATGAATCGGTACCATTTGCATTCTCCAATTACATGGTTTCGTGCATTTTATGGCTTCGGAATTGAACCTCTAGTTGTACCAACATATGCCCTGGGGGCGAGAATTTTTCGCGTTGCGCTATGTATTCAACCTGGGCCGAGAACGTTGACATTTCCTTTTGCGTGTTGTCAGCATTCTGATTGTTACTGCGTTTATGCTGACCTTCAACTTGGCAGTTCTCCTTTTGAATTCAGGGTCACCACTTATTACCAGGTATGGCTGGTGGTGGCAGCAGACATTTCATAAACGTCTTGGACATAAACTTTATGTGTTTATTTGAATGTAGTTTTAACATCGAACCTGCTTGTCATTGTAGTGCTGCGACTGCTCTACTTAACACTCTAGTAATTAGCTAACTTTTGGGGAGTACATAACTTTGGTAGAAAAGAACCACCACAGTTACGTTAAGAACATACGATGTTGTAAATATTTaaatcttccttttctttagcctttagcaggtgaattctcgtttacgggaattacgtgatcacgatcggtgcaaccccataacgatcgcggatatctgcATTTCGGATGTAAACAAGGCATGTTACGCCACaattccaacgcaacatcttcgactCCGCTGCGCCGCGAGCTTTACTTTCGGATCATAGTAAAGCATTTTGAATCAGCGTGCGAGTTGTTCTggcgtt harbors:
- the LOC119660553 gene encoding single-stranded DNA-binding protein, mitochondrial, which translates into the protein MLARKFIKSALSINLKPATITSIPLRGYSDEPVRTEKSINQVILLGRAGADPQKRGNEEHPVVTFSLATHNNYRYESGDWAQRTDWHRIVVFKPQLREAVMEFLKKGQRTMVQGKITYGEITDNEGKPRMSTSIIADDVIFFKERA